GGTTCGCGCGTCGCGCCAGCCGTCGACATGCCGTTGCCGTTGGCTTCAGCGGCCGCTTCGTCTTCTTCGGCCCATTCAACACGCTTCCGCGACAGGCCGATCTTGCGTTCTTCGGTGTCGACGCGAAGCACCTTCACTTCGATGTCGTCGCCAACGTTGACCACGTCCTGCGGGTTCTCGACCTTTTGATCGGAGAGTTCCGAGATATGGAGCAACCCTTCGAGGCCGTCTTCCAGGCCGACGAAGACGCCGAAGTTGGTGATCTTCGTGACTTTGCCCTTCACCAGCTGACCTTGTTGGTAGCGGTTCGGGATGTCAGTCGACCACGGATCTTCGTCGAGCTGCTTGAGGCCCAGGGCGATGCGGCGACGTTCTTGGTCGACCGACAGCACCTTGCACTCCAGCTCTTGGCCCTTCTCGACCAATTCGCTCGGGTGGCTGATCTTGCGGGTCCACGACATGTCGCTCACGTGGAGCAAGCCGTCGATGCCTTCTTCGATTTCGATGAAGGCGCCGTAGTTGGTGAGGTTGCGAACCTTGCCCTTGACCATGCTGCCGGTCGGGTACTTGTCCGAAACCTTTTCCCACGGGTTCGACTGGGTCTGCTTCATACCGAGCGAGATTTCTTGCTTCTGCTCGTCGATCCGCAGGACGACCACGTCGATGACGTCGTCGATGTTGACCAGTTCGCTCGGGTGGCTAATGCGCTTCGTCCACGACATTTCGCTGATGTGGACGAGGCCTTCGATGCCGTCTTCCAGCTTCACGAAGGCGCCGTAGCTCATCACGTTGACGACCGTACCCTTGATGGCCGAACCGACCGGGTACTTCGACGCTACGTTCTCCCACGGGCTGGCCTGACGTTGCTTCAGACCGAGGGCGATCTTCTCCTTCTCGTAGTCGATGTGGAGAACCATCACCTCGAGCTCGTCGTCGATCTTCACCATTTCGCTCGGGTGATTGATGCGACCCCAGCTCATGTCGGTGATGTGCAGCAGACCGTCGATGCCACCCAGGTCGACGAACGCGCCGAAGTCGGCGATGTTCTTGACGATGCCCTTGCGGCTCTGGCCAACTTCGAGCTTCTTGAGCAACTCGGCCTTCTTCTCGGCCCGTTGCGATTCGATCAGGCTGCGGCGGCTGACGACGATGTTGCGGCGGGCCTCGTCGATCTTGAGGACCATGCACTCGATCGTCTTGCCGATGTATTCGCCAATGTCGTGCGGACGACGGATGTCGACCTGACTCGCCGGCAAGAAGACGTTGACGCCGATGTCGACCAGCAAACCGCCCTTGATCTTGCGGGTGACGAGGCCGGAGACGACGTCGCCTTCGTGGACGGTCTCCATGACCTTCATCCACTTTTCGATCTTCTCAGCCTTCCGCTTGCTGAGGACGATCATGCCGCGATCGTCGAGCCAGCCGGTCGAATCTTCGACGTCCTCGACGAGGACGCGGATCACCTGGCCGACTTCGGGTTGATCGGGATCTTCCGGTTCCCACTCATTGCGGGGGATCATGCCCTCGCTCTTATAACCGACGTCGACAAGCACGAATTCGTCGTCGATACGGATGATTTTGCCTTCAACGATCTGATTGACGTCGACGTCGGCGCTGCCAAGCCAACTCACGTCATCGGGAGCCAATTCGCCAATGGCGTCGGTCCAGTCTTCCTCAGAAACGTCGAACTCACGAATAAGATTGCGGTTAACCATAGAAAAAAGTGGGCGGAGCAGAGACTTGCGACCGATCGAGCTCGATCGCCTCTACCAAAAAGAGGGAGCCATCCCCAGCGTCTGGAAGCCGTACGTCGACTTACCGCGGAATAAAGGCGCAGGGACAAGCCCGCCATCCTAGCAAATCGCCGCGAAACGGGCAATCGGGGTAAGTGCTTGCCGGGGCGAGGCTTTCTGCCTGCGCGATTACTTGGCGGCGATGCCGCTATGGGCCTGGACGCCCTGCACGATTTCCGCCAACCGGTCGACCACTTCCTCCGGCGAGAGGCCGTCGGTGAGGAATTCAATCGAATCGCTCGCTTTGGCGAGCCCGCCGTAGGCCCGTTCCGTGTCGCCTTTGTCGCGCAACCGCTGTTTCCGCAGGACTTCGGCCAAATCGACCTCCTCGCCGCGGGCCTGCAGGTCGAGGAACCGCCGTTTGGCCCGTTCTTCCTCGCCGGCGGTGAGGAAGATTTTGCACTCCGCCTGGGGAAACACGACCGTCGCCTGGTCGCGGCCTTCGGTCACCACATCCCGCCCGGCGGCGAAGGCCCGCTGCTGGTCGGTCAGCAGGCGGCGGACGGCTTGGTTGTCGGCGGCATGCTTGGTGAGCGTCGTGATCTCCAGCGTCCGGATCGCGGCGGTTACGTCCTCGCCGTTCATCGAAATGTGGCTGTCGGACAGATCGAGCACCAAACTGGCGGCCACTGCGGCGAGTTGCTCCGGCTGGTCCCAGTCGACCCCCGCCCGATGGCCAGCGAGGGTGACGGCCCGATACATCGCCCCAGTGTCGAGGAAGCGGAAGCCAAGCCTCCGGGCCAAACGGCGGGCAGCGCTGCTTTTTCCGGCGCCGGCGGGGCCGTCGATGGTGACAATCATGGGGTTCTGAGCGAAGCGGGGCTGAAAAATCGCTGCAATTCGAGCGTCTCCCTCCTGTTATCGGGATCGAAGGGGCCGGGTGCAACCGTTGCGCCGAATGAATCGGCGGCTCCCCGGCCAGAGGCCCGTTTTTGCCGCGTTTCAGCGAGCAAACGGTCGTAGCCGCTGGGTATACATTCCCCCCGGCCCGACTAGAATGTCAAACTGGGGGGAAGGTGTACCGACAGTCTGGCGGCTGAGGTGCGCGGCAGTTTGATCGCTGTCGAGGCGCTCGTGGAGCGCTTCGTCACGCGGAAATGCCGTGGATTTCAGCGGAAAATTTGACTGCGCGGTGCGCCTCGATAGATTTGCATATAGAGAAGTAGAGGCACTGCTCTCGCGCGATCGATCCACGCCCCCCGAAGAACAGACTGGTGTCGGGCGTAAAGAGACTCATCGGCTTGCTGAA
This sequence is a window from Lacipirellula parvula. Protein-coding genes within it:
- the cmk gene encoding (d)CMP kinase; this encodes MIVTIDGPAGAGKSSAARRLARRLGFRFLDTGAMYRAVTLAGHRAGVDWDQPEQLAAVAASLVLDLSDSHISMNGEDVTAAIRTLEITTLTKHAADNQAVRRLLTDQQRAFAAGRDVVTEGRDQATVVFPQAECKIFLTAGEEERAKRRFLDLQARGEEVDLAEVLRKQRLRDKGDTERAYGGLAKASDSIEFLTDGLSPEEVVDRLAEIVQGVQAHSGIAAK
- a CDS encoding 30S ribosomal protein S1, whose product is MVNRNLIREFDVSEEDWTDAIGELAPDDVSWLGSADVDVNQIVEGKIIRIDDEFVLVDVGYKSEGMIPRNEWEPEDPDQPEVGQVIRVLVEDVEDSTGWLDDRGMIVLSKRKAEKIEKWMKVMETVHEGDVVSGLVTRKIKGGLLVDIGVNVFLPASQVDIRRPHDIGEYIGKTIECMVLKIDEARRNIVVSRRSLIESQRAEKKAELLKKLEVGQSRKGIVKNIADFGAFVDLGGIDGLLHITDMSWGRINHPSEMVKIDDELEVMVLHIDYEKEKIALGLKQRQASPWENVASKYPVGSAIKGTVVNVMSYGAFVKLEDGIEGLVHISEMSWTKRISHPSELVNIDDVIDVVVLRIDEQKQEISLGMKQTQSNPWEKVSDKYPTGSMVKGKVRNLTNYGAFIEIEEGIDGLLHVSDMSWTRKISHPSELVEKGQELECKVLSVDQERRRIALGLKQLDEDPWSTDIPNRYQQGQLVKGKVTKITNFGVFVGLEDGLEGLLHISELSDQKVENPQDVVNVGDDIEVKVLRVDTEERKIGLSRKRVEWAEEDEAAAEANGNGMSTAGATREPAMELKGGVGSADSGPLFKSASSSESDES